The genomic window TAAACTATAACTGTTTCATATATTGTGCTGTTTCTTCACTTGAAGCTGCAGCTTTCCCCCACATGTCTTCACCGGATATTGTCTTAATAATGTAGAATTAAGTATTATTAAAGTATCATTATCATCAACAAAGGCCTCCTACATGAAATCATGCCAGAAGTAGCTTGTAGTATTGGAGGTGTTATTAGTGCGGCCATACTAACAGCAGGGCTGGTAGCAATGGTAGTAACAGCTCTCCTCTTTCTAACAATAACACTTGAGAGCCGTGTTGTTTTGGGGCTTTGTGCTCAGCACAGAAAGGGGTCAAGTTATTCTCAGGTCACACTCTGGTCTACATTCTTGACCTTTCTTTCGTTGTCCTTAAAATATGCCAGTGAGGAGAATACATTCTTCCATCAGCATGCTCGGGCTTTTGAGTGCATCAGGGACCTGAATCCAATctgcaggaaataaaaaaaaatgtttttctataGGAGGAATTAATGATCCTAGCCAAAGTAGACAAATTAAGATGATGGGTGTGCTGGCTTTGAGAGGTTGAGTTCTACCTTTCCTTACGCAGCGGAAATTTTACCCAAATCTTTTAATCAAATACTGTGAGCCCTGAGCAGTGCCTCTGGAAATTAGGAGCGGTATAGACGTATAGAGTTTCTATGCTCATGGAGCTCGTGCAGCTCTGGGGGTTTTCAGATGGGGCCGGTCTGCACGGAGCTGGGCTACACAgagctgtttttaaaaaggggtcCCTCAGGGGAAGCCGGACTGTGAGGAAAACCAGACAGAGGAAATCACACCCAGTTGCGTCCATGGCAGCCCATCTGGCTGcctcacactgcagagacattatctctgtaaaaagaaaataagaagTGGGCACGCTTATGGCAGTTACTTTGTGGTTGTTGCAGACGTTGGCTGGAACAAGCGCATTTTAAACAGCAGttaaagagagagggggagattGCTACCAAAAGCATTGAAAATATTAAAAGCAAAGCACTGCAAATTAAAACAGCCTGACAGATTGGTTTGTGTGACCCTGGAGGCAAACGTTAATGTCTTTTCAGGAATTCAAAACAACTTTGCTCCCATAAACAGGGCGTGTTgtagagcagcacagagagcaaaGTGGAATGCTTTGACAGAGAAATGTGTTGATTATCTAAAACAGAATAACTTTACATATCAACTCTGTAGATCGTGACAGACAAAAGAGTAGAGGGTGACGACAGCGgcaacccttcaaacaaacatatttaataCTGATGACTACCAGATGGAGGTGGGAGGCAGTGACAGACTTCAGACGCCAATTAACCACGGCCACTTGAAGGGACGCTCATGTCTGCCACTCGTAGTGCGAACAACAAACAGGATGACGTAAAGATgtgacagaaagaggaggaagagggtcaCTCTACAATGAAACTGTTTATACAAACCTTCAAAGGATGGAGGAGAGTTTACAACACTGTCAACTCAGCATAGTGAAGAATATTTGGCTGAAAAAATCTGAGGATATGCaatgaatatttatttgatTCAATAACTTTAAACTGTAAACATAgtttaaatcaaatcaaaacaaaaataacagtttttaatttaaatgaaagacaataaaaccattaaaaggacttttttttttactttctcccCTCCTCTGAGGTGGCAGAGACTGGCTCCCTGGAGACATAATTTATTCccacatttccttttttctctcttctgacTCAGAGGAATGTGTTGATATTTTAGTTCAAGCTCCCTTTAGTGACACAGCCCCAAGGAATGGGAACAACCAAAGGTCAGAGCATTTCAAATGCTTAAAAAGACACTGAACTCTTCTCTTGTTTGAAGGGTCATTtctcctttacacacacacacacacacacacacacacacacacacacacacacacacacacacacacacacactaggctGCCACTAAAAGTCAACATTAAGATACTCGGTCTTCAGCCGGCTCAGTCTGGTACCGTGACTGCGGATGATGAGAGACAGCAGCTCATGTTTATCTTTAAGGCCCAGCGAGATGTCGGTAGTTTCCCTCAGAGCGCCCCTGATGTCACTCACTTGTTTCACTGCATAGctgttcagctgctgctcctctctcagctCGGTCTCTTGACTTTGTTTAAACTtcacctccagctccagcagagaCTTGTCCACACTTGAAAAGGCCTCGCTGATCTGAGAAAGCTCCCGCTGGAGGAACTTTCCGTAGCTTTCCTCTCCGTCTAGGTCGTGCGCAACGGTCCGGCCGATGCTCTCGAGTAGCCGCGCCGCGTCCTCCGCCTGGAGCTTGGTGATGACGAAGTCGTCCCGCACCACGGAGTCGCTGTCCTCTGACGCCCCGCATGGATACACGTCGGAGAATTTAAACAGCATCTGGCACTGCTCGGGGTCTTCTGTCTCGTCGTAATCGCCATCCGGGACAAAGAAGTGATGGAAGGTGCCATTGGAGATCTCCGGCTGCAGGGGCCCGGTGTAGACTGCTGAGGAAACGGGCAAAGATGAGA from Parambassis ranga chromosome 19, fParRan2.1, whole genome shotgun sequence includes these protein-coding regions:
- the LOC114451459 gene encoding fin bud initiation factor-like codes for the protein MMDPVPLLLIIVSSLPVSSAVYTGPLQPEISNGTFHHFFVPDGDYDETEDPEQCQMLFKFSDVYPCGASEDSDSVVRDDFVITKLQAEDAARLLESIGRTVAHDLDGEESYGKFLQRELSQISEAFSSVDKSLLELEVKFKQSQETELREEQQLNSYAVKQVSDIRGALRETTDISLGLKDKHELLSLIIRSHGTRLSRLKTEYLNVDF